Proteins co-encoded in one Lineus longissimus chromosome 11, tnLinLong1.2, whole genome shotgun sequence genomic window:
- the LOC135495391 gene encoding ras-responsive element-binding protein 1-like isoform X1, which produces MSRRKQSKPRQYTDADEEGTVGEDAGRQLQDTTAILPVKQAQEKESIFSDDINNYDDNSSDSDAFHIDLKTETSPRQPYDSDSEERKFSGVQGPLSPIDNQSDGSDELDEETRLLLEKSDNIEAVHTVTGEKLYICPVCNLQLDNLRLLTMHIRNHNSKVPSSHSCTICGKVLCSQSSLDRHMLVHSGERPFKCQICNLAFTTNGNMHRHMRVHEKEFAKSPQALKEMLDAGLLTGYTPDGRRIRKRRRPAEGEADGNADRRKRRSIDGASNGATMNDDETVVQVALKKKLGVYNGEESPSKEEDGNDFEEVFQDDANQTQGENGEVEQLHCPICDRGFLCKYGLQSHLETHPEYKIRCQICNLSFRNLRGLNMHNHMVHIRKPEEKKNGVKMSIPVGFQDLGFVDFSIDKFPLIAKSWCEHNQRRSSSSYHNFECRKCEKAFPCGGALKLHKDSHTPETSTTCDVCECDFENNAALKEHQLSHTADRVLSESPEKDSDDDSNVSKEDFLAMLSLQGQGHESDENDSEENEDSEERLDSKLNQDYFYNIGQVNRPNKLSSILPKPLRRTADKEENNNSNDFADIQKIIQTANVSGLTSLVPVTPTDIHPAFRLEAMPKLQHISHMAASQQVLISKPVSTSPPPLQLMGAGLYKHDQIDPDLMCVPLDDAYSSDQEGSTDDQTKQNFTCKYCDTGFETFNSMKVHMRTHLGLSPYKCNMCSYASADKTTLIRHLRTHNGERPFQCKICDFAFTTKANCERHARKKHKLETKDEIDTAVGYNQFIGGDSPVKQEGDFASPDTVCKYCGIDFKFFRALKHHLRSHSSCPQKPYVCLVCSIGFSTRANCIRHIQKRHQSIETNQIEKNIRTNIPVAHSSLPNIQRFESPFSKLNLPSLPNMMQLPLGTTPPPAHRHKSIQPNRLFMGTADSKVPFEGVPIKRESPVKYDSPLDFSKKIVKEESPDSAINLSTSPAPEMDLSKSSDEPMDLSVSIKSEGKKTSLIPRTTFEPPMLKPGEVAPGVGMVSPIMPSGLMDPMSLPHMPPNPFSFRTFKCPYCAVQFSQEAKLVLHMRTHTTNRPFQCTFCPAGFTIKTNLDIHIRTRHLNDSGSLHAALRSKFVPPTLKMMAKRRQATGSAMHSYLKPKFGQFRKPSLEKKAADAPTDGPQVNSSGSGSDSNCELASVSKILNTTSSDQFQVFFNNPDPNSEDRTIPIPIKITKVDRSEDVTSVSPNSAEKNQDSSGTDSPDKMKKKRNSYANAPNRVACPYCTRTFPWISSLRRHILTHTGQKPYKCPECSVHFSTKSNRERHLLRKHGLNPNNPHTRQIMDRPYKCQLCVFSSFSKPEKLIMHYKSKHPDSDPPANVQNMASLERWDHDPENSSDPTPPTFGSNDLDSDGEEMDPRDMDDTTNISVVKATESDQETIEDEDDVKVIKDTNDNESPMMQMSLPKNDMMSDRDIITRRILQQQQMQHNASVSSSPLPMIPVSPIRAVSPSQTPSPHPSPGGRTIINPERDNYNVDKILDCWQCGLHFATRKMLLRHLKEHNIDYPYKCYLCDASYQSRRDCLEHKDEKHHDDWIGLKARNKIDDIPDFVEVMDKLTEPDDKIEEIKKEGDDSILAVERKVFCALCPKKFWSLQDLRRHMRSHTGEKPFECDICGRYFTLKHSMMRHRRKHQDGDIIIRQPRSSPFGNDMYKSEMTFNDVSEGRHSIGTPEKDQYMMSPYPPLHLPVMVPPPPPRPQASVTPSSNSTPSSRPASRDGAASSLMAGLGGLGDSDLLGNLLGVDESALDEMLDSANSSSAAVMLGMEK; this is translated from the exons ATGCTGACGAGGAGGGGACAGTGGGGGAAGATGCCGGCCGACAATTACAAGATACCACCGCAATACTGCCAGTAAAACAAGCTCAAGAAAAA GAATCGATCTTCTCAGACGACATCAATAACTATGACGACAACAGTTCAGACAGCGATGCATTCCACATAGACCTAAAAACAGAAACATCCCCACGCCAACCCTACGACTCCGACTCAGAGGAGCGCAAGTTCTCAGGAGTACAGGGTCCACTCTCACCCATCGATAACCAATCAGATGGCTCTGACGAATTAGATGAGGAAACTCGCCTCTTACTGGAAAAGAGCGACAAC ATTGAAGCCGTCCACACTGTCACCGGTGAAAAACTCTACATATGTCCAGTGTGTAATCTGCAACTTGATAACCTCCGACTCCTCACCATGCATATACGCAACCATAACTCGAAAGTTCCGTCCTCACATTCGTGCACGATTTGCGGCAAAGTGCTCTGTTCACAGAGTTCACTTGATCGTCATATGCTTGTCCATTCAG GAGAGCGACCCTTTAAATGTCAGATATGTAACCTGGCCTTCACCACTAATGGCAACATGCACCGTCATATGCGGGTCCACGAGAAGGAGTTTGCTAAGTCACCGCAAGCCTTGAAGGAGATGTTAGATGCTGGTCTCTTGACTGGTTACACCCCCGACGGTCGCCGCATCCGAAAACGCCGCCGACCAGCAGAGGGAGAAGCCGATGGTAATGCCGATCGCCGTAAGAGACGGAGCATAGATGGCGCTTCAAATGGTGCGACGATGAACGATGACGAGACAGTCGTACAGGTGGCGCTCAAGAAGAAGCTGGGAGTTTATAATGGTGAAGAATCTCCGTCCAAAGAGGAAGATGGAAATGATTTTGAAGAG GTTTTCCAAGATGATGCCAACCAGACCCAAGGTGAAAATGGGGAAGTGGAACAGCTCCATTGTCCCATCTGCGACCGTGGATTCCTATGCAAATATGGGCTGCAGAGCCACTTGGAAACGCATCCAGAGTATAAAATCCGGTGCCAGATATGCAATTTATCATTCCGTAACCTGAGAGGATTGAACATGCACAATCATATGGTGCATATACGCAAaccagaagaaaagaaaaatggaGTGAAAATGTCCATCCCGGTTGGATTCCAAGATTTAGGATTTGTTGACTTTTCGATTGATAAGTTTCCGTTGATTGCAAAGTCGTGGTGTGAGCACAACCAACGTCGCTCAAGTAGTTCCTACCATAACTTTGAATGCCGTAAATGTGAGAAAGCGTTCCCATGCGGGGGCGCTTTGAAGCTTCATAAGGACAGCCATACGCCCGAGACGTCGACGACATGTGACGTCTGCGAATGTGATTTTGAGAACAATGCTGCGCTGAAGGAGCACCAGTTGAGTCATACTGCCGATCGTGTATTGTCCGAGTCACCTGAGAAAGATAGCGATGATGACTCCAATGTTTCAAAGGAGGATTTCCTTGCTATGCTCAGTCTACAGGGTCAAGGACACGAGTCTGATGAGAATGACTCTGAGGAGAACGAAGACTCTGAAGAAAGATTAGACTCTAAACTGAACCAGGATTATTTTTATAACATTGGCCAGGTGAACCGTCCGAACAAACTGTCTTCCATCCTTCCCAAGCCTTTGAGACGCACTGCTGATAAAGAGGAAAACAATAACTCTAACGACTTTGCTGACATCCAGAAGATCATACAAACTGCAAACGTCAGTGGATTGACTTCATTGGTCCCGGTGACCCCAACCGACATTCATCCTGCGTTCCGACTCGAAGCCATGCCAAAACTGCAACACATCTCTCATATGGCTGCGTCCCAGCAGGTACTCATCAGTAAACCGGTGTCcacatcaccaccaccactccAGCTCATGGGGGCGGGACTCTACAAGCATGACCAGATCGACCCAGACCTGATGTGTGTTCCTCTCGATGACGCCTACAGCAGTGACCAGGAAGGCAGTACCGATGACCAGACCAAACAGAACTTCACCTGCAAGTATTGTGACACCGGATTTGAGACCTTCAATTCTATGAAAG TTCACATGCGCACACACCTTGGGCTGTCGCCTTACAAGTGTAACATGTGCTCATATGCCAGCGCCGACAAGACAACTCTGATTCGCCATCTTAGGACACACAATGGTGAACGCCCATTCCAGTGCAAAATCTGTGACTTTGCCTTCACAACAAAAGCGAACTGTGAACGACATGCCAG GAAGAAACACAAACTGGAAACGAAGGACGAGATTGACACAGCGGTTGGCTACAACCAGTTCATTGGAGGAGACAGCCCAGTGAAGCAGGAGGGTGACTTTGCATCTCCAGATACCGTCTGCAAATATTGTGGCATCGACTTTAAATTTTTCCGCGCCCTGAAGCACCACTTGCGTTCCCACAGCAGTTGTCCCCAGAAGCCTTATGTCTGCCTTGTCTGCAGTATTGGATTCTCAACCAGAGCAAATTGCATCCGTCATATCCAGAAACGTCACCAAAGCATCGAGACGAACCAGATTGAGAAGAATATCCGCACAAATATCCCGGTTGCTCACTCTAGTTTGCCAAACATCCAAAGGTTCGAGAGCCCGTTTTCCAAGCTGAATCTTCCGAGTCTTCCAAACATGATGCAGCTACCACTTGGGACAACGCCACCTCCCGCTCATAGACACAAATCCATCCAGCCTAACCGTCTGTTCATGGGGACAGCAGACTCCAAGGTGCCCTTTGAGGGTGTGCCAATCAAGCGTGAGAGTCCTGTTAAGTACGACAGCCCGCTTGACTTCAGTAAGAAGATTGTGAAAGAGGAGTCACCTGATTCGGCCATCAATTTATCGACGTCACCAGCACCAGAAATGGACTTGAGCAAATCATCTGATGAGCCCATGGACCTTTCAGTCTCCATTAAATCTGAAGGAAAGAAGACCTCGTTGATCCCAAGAACGACATTTGAACCTCCGATGTTGAAACCTGGCGAGGTTGCACCTGGTGTTGGTATGGTATCTCCCATCATGCCATCAGGTCTCATGGATCCGATGTCGCTGCCTCATATGCCACCAAATCCTTTCAGCTTCCGGACATTCAAGTGTCCGTATTGTGCCGTGCAGTTCAGCCAAGAAGCCAAG CTTGTCCTACATATGAGGACCCACACCACTAATCGTCCCTTCCAATGTACCTTCTGCCCCGCTGGATTCACGATCAAAACGAACCTTGACATCCACATACGTACGAGGCATCTGAACGACTCCGGCTCACTCCATGCTGCACTCCGTAGCAAGTTTGTCCCTCCGACGCTGAAGATGATGGCCAAGAGACGCCAAGCTACAGGAAGTGCCATGCATAGCTACCTGAAGCCAAAGTTTGGTCAGTTCCGCAAGCCAAGTTTAGAGAAAAAAGCAGCAGACGCACCAACTGACGGTCCACAGGTGAACAGCAGCGGATCCGGCTCTGATTCGAACTGCGAGTTGGCCTCCGTTTCAAAAATCCTCAACACAACATCATCGGATCAGTTCCAAGTTTTCTTCAACAACCCGGATCCCAACAGCGAAGATCGGACAATTCCGATCCCAATCAAGATTACCAAGGTTGATCGCAGTGAAGACGTGACCTCGGTCAGCCCAAATAGTGCTGAGAAGAACCAGGACTCCTCCGGGACTGACAGCCCTgataagatgaagaagaagaggaactcGTATGCCAACGCTCCAAACCGAGTTGCCTGTCCTTATTGTACCAGGACGTTCCCATGGATCAGTTCTCTGCGAAGACATATTCTCACTCATACAG GCCAGAAGCCATACAAATGTCCAGAATGCTCTGTACACTTCTCGACGAAATCCAACAGAGAGCGCCATCTTTTGAGAAAGCACGGTTTGAACCCAAACAACCCACACACACGCCAGATCATGGATCGCCCTTACAAATGTCAGCTATGTGTATTCAGCTCATTCTCCAAGCCAG AAAAGCTGATCATGCATTACAAGTCCAAGCATCCTGACAGTGACCCTCCTGCCAATGTTCAAAACATGGCCTCCCTCGAGCGCTGGGACCATGATCCTGAGAACAGCTCTGACCCTACTCCGCCGACCTTTGGAAGCAATGACCTCGACAGTGATGGTGAGGAAATGGATCCCAGGGACATGGACGACACGACTAATATTTCTGTTGTCAAGGCAACAGAGTCGGACCAAGAGACGATTGAGGACGAGGATGATGTCAAGGTCATTAAG GACACCAATGACAATGAGTCCCCAATGATGCAGATGTCTCTCCCCAAAAACGACATGATGTCTGACAGAGACATCATCACCCGCAGGATTCtacaacaacagcaaatgcagcacaatgcatccGTAAGCAGCAGCCCGCTCCCAATGATTCCCGTCTCTCCGATCCGTGCTGTATCACCGAGTCAGACACCATCACCGCACCCATCCCCGGGTGGCAGGACCATCATCAATCCAGAACGAGATAACTACAACGTCGACAAGATATTGGATTGCTGGCAATGCGGACTCCACTTTGCAACACGCAAGATGCTGCTGCGCCACTTGAAAGAGCATAATATCGACTACCCATACAAGTGCTACCTTTGCGACGCGTCCTACCAGTCCCGACGTGATTGCCTTGAGCACAAAGACGAGAAACATCACGACGACTGGATCGGTTTAAAGGCACGGAACAAGATCGATGATATTCCCGACTTCGTTGAAGTGATGGATAAACTTACGGAACCTGATGATAAGATTGAAGAGATCAAGAAAGAGGGTGATGATTCGATCTTGGCCGTTGAGAGGAAGGTGTTTTGTGCGCTATGCCCCAAGAAGTTCTGGTCGCTGCAGGATTTGAGAAGACATATGAGGTCACATACAG GTGAGAAGCCTTTTGAATGTGACATCTGTGGTCGTTACTTCACACTAAAGCACAGCATGATGCGCCATCGTCGCAAACATCAGGACGGTGACATCATCATACGCCAACCACGCTCAAGTCCGTTTGGAAACGATATGTATAAATCTGAGATGACCTTCAACGACGTGAGCGAGGGCCGCCACTCAATCGGAACGCCGGAGAAAGATCAGTACATGATGTCTCCTTACCCACCGTTACATCTTCCGGTCATGGTCCCACCACCTCCGCCACGCCCGCAAGCATCTGTCACGCCGTCCTCAAACTCAACACCGTCCAGCCGTCCTGCCTCTCGTGACGGAGCAGCATCTAGTTTAATGGCGGGCTTGGGCGGTCTAGGAGACAGCGACCTGCTTGGTAATCTTCTCGGTGTTGATGAAAGTGCTCTTGATGAGATGCTGGACTCTGCTAATTCTAGTTCCGCTGCGGTAATGCTGGGCATGGAAAAATAA
- the LOC135495391 gene encoding ras-responsive element-binding protein 1-like isoform X2, with amino-acid sequence MSKDADEEGTVGEDAGRQLQDTTAILPVKQAQEKESIFSDDINNYDDNSSDSDAFHIDLKTETSPRQPYDSDSEERKFSGVQGPLSPIDNQSDGSDELDEETRLLLEKSDNIEAVHTVTGEKLYICPVCNLQLDNLRLLTMHIRNHNSKVPSSHSCTICGKVLCSQSSLDRHMLVHSGERPFKCQICNLAFTTNGNMHRHMRVHEKEFAKSPQALKEMLDAGLLTGYTPDGRRIRKRRRPAEGEADGNADRRKRRSIDGASNGATMNDDETVVQVALKKKLGVYNGEESPSKEEDGNDFEEVFQDDANQTQGENGEVEQLHCPICDRGFLCKYGLQSHLETHPEYKIRCQICNLSFRNLRGLNMHNHMVHIRKPEEKKNGVKMSIPVGFQDLGFVDFSIDKFPLIAKSWCEHNQRRSSSSYHNFECRKCEKAFPCGGALKLHKDSHTPETSTTCDVCECDFENNAALKEHQLSHTADRVLSESPEKDSDDDSNVSKEDFLAMLSLQGQGHESDENDSEENEDSEERLDSKLNQDYFYNIGQVNRPNKLSSILPKPLRRTADKEENNNSNDFADIQKIIQTANVSGLTSLVPVTPTDIHPAFRLEAMPKLQHISHMAASQQVLISKPVSTSPPPLQLMGAGLYKHDQIDPDLMCVPLDDAYSSDQEGSTDDQTKQNFTCKYCDTGFETFNSMKVHMRTHLGLSPYKCNMCSYASADKTTLIRHLRTHNGERPFQCKICDFAFTTKANCERHARKKHKLETKDEIDTAVGYNQFIGGDSPVKQEGDFASPDTVCKYCGIDFKFFRALKHHLRSHSSCPQKPYVCLVCSIGFSTRANCIRHIQKRHQSIETNQIEKNIRTNIPVAHSSLPNIQRFESPFSKLNLPSLPNMMQLPLGTTPPPAHRHKSIQPNRLFMGTADSKVPFEGVPIKRESPVKYDSPLDFSKKIVKEESPDSAINLSTSPAPEMDLSKSSDEPMDLSVSIKSEGKKTSLIPRTTFEPPMLKPGEVAPGVGMVSPIMPSGLMDPMSLPHMPPNPFSFRTFKCPYCAVQFSQEAKLVLHMRTHTTNRPFQCTFCPAGFTIKTNLDIHIRTRHLNDSGSLHAALRSKFVPPTLKMMAKRRQATGSAMHSYLKPKFGQFRKPSLEKKAADAPTDGPQVNSSGSGSDSNCELASVSKILNTTSSDQFQVFFNNPDPNSEDRTIPIPIKITKVDRSEDVTSVSPNSAEKNQDSSGTDSPDKMKKKRNSYANAPNRVACPYCTRTFPWISSLRRHILTHTGQKPYKCPECSVHFSTKSNRERHLLRKHGLNPNNPHTRQIMDRPYKCQLCVFSSFSKPEKLIMHYKSKHPDSDPPANVQNMASLERWDHDPENSSDPTPPTFGSNDLDSDGEEMDPRDMDDTTNISVVKATESDQETIEDEDDVKVIKDTNDNESPMMQMSLPKNDMMSDRDIITRRILQQQQMQHNASVSSSPLPMIPVSPIRAVSPSQTPSPHPSPGGRTIINPERDNYNVDKILDCWQCGLHFATRKMLLRHLKEHNIDYPYKCYLCDASYQSRRDCLEHKDEKHHDDWIGLKARNKIDDIPDFVEVMDKLTEPDDKIEEIKKEGDDSILAVERKVFCALCPKKFWSLQDLRRHMRSHTGEKPFECDICGRYFTLKHSMMRHRRKHQDGDIIIRQPRSSPFGNDMYKSEMTFNDVSEGRHSIGTPEKDQYMMSPYPPLHLPVMVPPPPPRPQASVTPSSNSTPSSRPASRDGAASSLMAGLGGLGDSDLLGNLLGVDESALDEMLDSANSSSAAVMLGMEK; translated from the exons ATGTCTAAGG ATGCTGACGAGGAGGGGACAGTGGGGGAAGATGCCGGCCGACAATTACAAGATACCACCGCAATACTGCCAGTAAAACAAGCTCAAGAAAAA GAATCGATCTTCTCAGACGACATCAATAACTATGACGACAACAGTTCAGACAGCGATGCATTCCACATAGACCTAAAAACAGAAACATCCCCACGCCAACCCTACGACTCCGACTCAGAGGAGCGCAAGTTCTCAGGAGTACAGGGTCCACTCTCACCCATCGATAACCAATCAGATGGCTCTGACGAATTAGATGAGGAAACTCGCCTCTTACTGGAAAAGAGCGACAAC ATTGAAGCCGTCCACACTGTCACCGGTGAAAAACTCTACATATGTCCAGTGTGTAATCTGCAACTTGATAACCTCCGACTCCTCACCATGCATATACGCAACCATAACTCGAAAGTTCCGTCCTCACATTCGTGCACGATTTGCGGCAAAGTGCTCTGTTCACAGAGTTCACTTGATCGTCATATGCTTGTCCATTCAG GAGAGCGACCCTTTAAATGTCAGATATGTAACCTGGCCTTCACCACTAATGGCAACATGCACCGTCATATGCGGGTCCACGAGAAGGAGTTTGCTAAGTCACCGCAAGCCTTGAAGGAGATGTTAGATGCTGGTCTCTTGACTGGTTACACCCCCGACGGTCGCCGCATCCGAAAACGCCGCCGACCAGCAGAGGGAGAAGCCGATGGTAATGCCGATCGCCGTAAGAGACGGAGCATAGATGGCGCTTCAAATGGTGCGACGATGAACGATGACGAGACAGTCGTACAGGTGGCGCTCAAGAAGAAGCTGGGAGTTTATAATGGTGAAGAATCTCCGTCCAAAGAGGAAGATGGAAATGATTTTGAAGAG GTTTTCCAAGATGATGCCAACCAGACCCAAGGTGAAAATGGGGAAGTGGAACAGCTCCATTGTCCCATCTGCGACCGTGGATTCCTATGCAAATATGGGCTGCAGAGCCACTTGGAAACGCATCCAGAGTATAAAATCCGGTGCCAGATATGCAATTTATCATTCCGTAACCTGAGAGGATTGAACATGCACAATCATATGGTGCATATACGCAAaccagaagaaaagaaaaatggaGTGAAAATGTCCATCCCGGTTGGATTCCAAGATTTAGGATTTGTTGACTTTTCGATTGATAAGTTTCCGTTGATTGCAAAGTCGTGGTGTGAGCACAACCAACGTCGCTCAAGTAGTTCCTACCATAACTTTGAATGCCGTAAATGTGAGAAAGCGTTCCCATGCGGGGGCGCTTTGAAGCTTCATAAGGACAGCCATACGCCCGAGACGTCGACGACATGTGACGTCTGCGAATGTGATTTTGAGAACAATGCTGCGCTGAAGGAGCACCAGTTGAGTCATACTGCCGATCGTGTATTGTCCGAGTCACCTGAGAAAGATAGCGATGATGACTCCAATGTTTCAAAGGAGGATTTCCTTGCTATGCTCAGTCTACAGGGTCAAGGACACGAGTCTGATGAGAATGACTCTGAGGAGAACGAAGACTCTGAAGAAAGATTAGACTCTAAACTGAACCAGGATTATTTTTATAACATTGGCCAGGTGAACCGTCCGAACAAACTGTCTTCCATCCTTCCCAAGCCTTTGAGACGCACTGCTGATAAAGAGGAAAACAATAACTCTAACGACTTTGCTGACATCCAGAAGATCATACAAACTGCAAACGTCAGTGGATTGACTTCATTGGTCCCGGTGACCCCAACCGACATTCATCCTGCGTTCCGACTCGAAGCCATGCCAAAACTGCAACACATCTCTCATATGGCTGCGTCCCAGCAGGTACTCATCAGTAAACCGGTGTCcacatcaccaccaccactccAGCTCATGGGGGCGGGACTCTACAAGCATGACCAGATCGACCCAGACCTGATGTGTGTTCCTCTCGATGACGCCTACAGCAGTGACCAGGAAGGCAGTACCGATGACCAGACCAAACAGAACTTCACCTGCAAGTATTGTGACACCGGATTTGAGACCTTCAATTCTATGAAAG TTCACATGCGCACACACCTTGGGCTGTCGCCTTACAAGTGTAACATGTGCTCATATGCCAGCGCCGACAAGACAACTCTGATTCGCCATCTTAGGACACACAATGGTGAACGCCCATTCCAGTGCAAAATCTGTGACTTTGCCTTCACAACAAAAGCGAACTGTGAACGACATGCCAG GAAGAAACACAAACTGGAAACGAAGGACGAGATTGACACAGCGGTTGGCTACAACCAGTTCATTGGAGGAGACAGCCCAGTGAAGCAGGAGGGTGACTTTGCATCTCCAGATACCGTCTGCAAATATTGTGGCATCGACTTTAAATTTTTCCGCGCCCTGAAGCACCACTTGCGTTCCCACAGCAGTTGTCCCCAGAAGCCTTATGTCTGCCTTGTCTGCAGTATTGGATTCTCAACCAGAGCAAATTGCATCCGTCATATCCAGAAACGTCACCAAAGCATCGAGACGAACCAGATTGAGAAGAATATCCGCACAAATATCCCGGTTGCTCACTCTAGTTTGCCAAACATCCAAAGGTTCGAGAGCCCGTTTTCCAAGCTGAATCTTCCGAGTCTTCCAAACATGATGCAGCTACCACTTGGGACAACGCCACCTCCCGCTCATAGACACAAATCCATCCAGCCTAACCGTCTGTTCATGGGGACAGCAGACTCCAAGGTGCCCTTTGAGGGTGTGCCAATCAAGCGTGAGAGTCCTGTTAAGTACGACAGCCCGCTTGACTTCAGTAAGAAGATTGTGAAAGAGGAGTCACCTGATTCGGCCATCAATTTATCGACGTCACCAGCACCAGAAATGGACTTGAGCAAATCATCTGATGAGCCCATGGACCTTTCAGTCTCCATTAAATCTGAAGGAAAGAAGACCTCGTTGATCCCAAGAACGACATTTGAACCTCCGATGTTGAAACCTGGCGAGGTTGCACCTGGTGTTGGTATGGTATCTCCCATCATGCCATCAGGTCTCATGGATCCGATGTCGCTGCCTCATATGCCACCAAATCCTTTCAGCTTCCGGACATTCAAGTGTCCGTATTGTGCCGTGCAGTTCAGCCAAGAAGCCAAG CTTGTCCTACATATGAGGACCCACACCACTAATCGTCCCTTCCAATGTACCTTCTGCCCCGCTGGATTCACGATCAAAACGAACCTTGACATCCACATACGTACGAGGCATCTGAACGACTCCGGCTCACTCCATGCTGCACTCCGTAGCAAGTTTGTCCCTCCGACGCTGAAGATGATGGCCAAGAGACGCCAAGCTACAGGAAGTGCCATGCATAGCTACCTGAAGCCAAAGTTTGGTCAGTTCCGCAAGCCAAGTTTAGAGAAAAAAGCAGCAGACGCACCAACTGACGGTCCACAGGTGAACAGCAGCGGATCCGGCTCTGATTCGAACTGCGAGTTGGCCTCCGTTTCAAAAATCCTCAACACAACATCATCGGATCAGTTCCAAGTTTTCTTCAACAACCCGGATCCCAACAGCGAAGATCGGACAATTCCGATCCCAATCAAGATTACCAAGGTTGATCGCAGTGAAGACGTGACCTCGGTCAGCCCAAATAGTGCTGAGAAGAACCAGGACTCCTCCGGGACTGACAGCCCTgataagatgaagaagaagaggaactcGTATGCCAACGCTCCAAACCGAGTTGCCTGTCCTTATTGTACCAGGACGTTCCCATGGATCAGTTCTCTGCGAAGACATATTCTCACTCATACAG GCCAGAAGCCATACAAATGTCCAGAATGCTCTGTACACTTCTCGACGAAATCCAACAGAGAGCGCCATCTTTTGAGAAAGCACGGTTTGAACCCAAACAACCCACACACACGCCAGATCATGGATCGCCCTTACAAATGTCAGCTATGTGTATTCAGCTCATTCTCCAAGCCAG AAAAGCTGATCATGCATTACAAGTCCAAGCATCCTGACAGTGACCCTCCTGCCAATGTTCAAAACATGGCCTCCCTCGAGCGCTGGGACCATGATCCTGAGAACAGCTCTGACCCTACTCCGCCGACCTTTGGAAGCAATGACCTCGACAGTGATGGTGAGGAAATGGATCCCAGGGACATGGACGACACGACTAATATTTCTGTTGTCAAGGCAACAGAGTCGGACCAAGAGACGATTGAGGACGAGGATGATGTCAAGGTCATTAAG GACACCAATGACAATGAGTCCCCAATGATGCAGATGTCTCTCCCCAAAAACGACATGATGTCTGACAGAGACATCATCACCCGCAGGATTCtacaacaacagcaaatgcagcacaatgcatccGTAAGCAGCAGCCCGCTCCCAATGATTCCCGTCTCTCCGATCCGTGCTGTATCACCGAGTCAGACACCATCACCGCACCCATCCCCGGGTGGCAGGACCATCATCAATCCAGAACGAGATAACTACAACGTCGACAAGATATTGGATTGCTGGCAATGCGGACTCCACTTTGCAACACGCAAGATGCTGCTGCGCCACTTGAAAGAGCATAATATCGACTACCCATACAAGTGCTACCTTTGCGACGCGTCCTACCAGTCCCGACGTGATTGCCTTGAGCACAAAGACGAGAAACATCACGACGACTGGATCGGTTTAAAGGCACGGAACAAGATCGATGATATTCCCGACTTCGTTGAAGTGATGGATAAACTTACGGAACCTGATGATAAGATTGAAGAGATCAAGAAAGAGGGTGATGATTCGATCTTGGCCGTTGAGAGGAAGGTGTTTTGTGCGCTATGCCCCAAGAAGTTCTGGTCGCTGCAGGATTTGAGAAGACATATGAGGTCACATACAG GTGAGAAGCCTTTTGAATGTGACATCTGTGGTCGTTACTTCACACTAAAGCACAGCATGATGCGCCATCGTCGCAAACATCAGGACGGTGACATCATCATACGCCAACCACGCTCAAGTCCGTTTGGAAACGATATGTATAAATCTGAGATGACCTTCAACGACGTGAGCGAGGGCCGCCACTCAATCGGAACGCCGGAGAAAGATCAGTACATGATGTCTCCTTACCCACCGTTACATCTTCCGGTCATGGTCCCACCACCTCCGCCACGCCCGCAAGCATCTGTCACGCCGTCCTCAAACTCAACACCGTCCAGCCGTCCTGCCTCTCGTGACGGAGCAGCATCTAGTTTAATGGCGGGCTTGGGCGGTCTAGGAGACAGCGACCTGCTTGGTAATCTTCTCGGTGTTGATGAAAGTGCTCTTGATGAGATGCTGGACTCTGCTAATTCTAGTTCCGCTGCGGTAATGCTGGGCATGGAAAAATAA